DNA from Mycobacterium sp. SMC-8:
AGGACCTCGTGCCCGCGTCGCACCAACTCCGCAACCCCTGCCGGGGTGACCGCGACCCGGTACTCGTTGTTCTTGATCTCCGTCGGGATGCCGACGCGCATGATCGCTCCTCGCTGTGATGACTGGCTAGACAAAGTGTGAAGAAACAGCGGATTGTTGGCAATCTTCTTGTCGAAGATTCGTTAGAATCGGGCTATGGCCGCAGAATCATCGGGTTATCGTGGGGAAGGGCCCGTGTCGTCGAAGGATGTTCGGGCCGCCGTCGACGACATCGACCGGCGGATCCTCACCGCGCTGCACTCGGACGCGCGTATCTCCAACAGTGCGCTGGCCGAACTCGTCGGCATCGCGCCGTCGACCTGCCACGGCCGGGTGCGTCGCCTGCAGGAGCTGGGGGTGATCGGCGGGTTCTACGCCGACATCGATCCGGCGGCGATCGGGCTGACACTTCAGGCGATGATCTCGGTCAGCCTGCAGTTCACTGCGCGCGGCAAGATCCGCAACTTCATTCAGCAGATCCGCAGCAAGCCGCAGGTGATGGACGTGTATTTCCTGGCCGGTGCCGACGACTTCATCCTGCATGTGGCCGCCCGTGACACCGACGACCTGCGGGCGTTCGTGGTGGAGAATCTCAACGCCGACGCCGACGTCGCGGGCACGCAGACGTCGCTGATCTTCGAGCACCTGCGCGGCGCCTCGCCGCTGTGAGCATCAGTCCTTGGCGAAGGCCCGTAGCCACCGGTACCACTCGGACATGCCCTCGCCTGTCTTCGCGCTCACCGGCAGCACCGTGGCCGTGGGGTTGACCTGCCGGATCCGCTCCGTGTAGGTCGCGACGTCTGCGTCCAGGTAGGGCGCCAGGTCGATCTTGTTCAGCAGCACCACATCGACGGCGCGGAACATCACCGGGTACTTCAGCGGCTTGTCCTCGCCCTCGGTCAGTGAGTACACCATCACCTTCGCGTGCTCGCCCACGTCGAATTCGGCGGGACACACCAGGTTTCCGACATTCTCGATGACGACCAGGTCGAGACCGGCAAGATTGAGGCCGGCCAGTGCCCGGTGCACCATCGGGGCATCGAGATGGCACTCACCGCCGAAACCGTTGTCGGTGTTCAGGAGTGAGATCTGCGCGCCCCGACCTTCAAGCCTTGCGGCATCCAGGTCGGTGGCGATGTCACCTTCGATGACACCGATCGCGATCTCGCCGACCAGCTCGTCAAGTGTGACCGCGAGCAGGCTGGTCTTGCCCGATCCGGGCGAGCTCATCAGGTTCAGCGCACGGATCCCGTTTTCTTCGAAGGCATTTCGGTTCGCCGCGGCACGCAGGTCGTTCTCGGAGAAGATGGCCTCCAGCACGTCGACACGCTCGGCGGCGGTGTGGTAGCCGCTGTGGTCACCGTGGTCGTGGGAAGGGCTGCCGTCATGGTCGTGGGTGTGCGCCGTCCCGTCGTCATGGCGGTGGAACCTACCCATGCCCGACCTCGGAGGCCACGTCGATCGAGGTCACCAGGAACTCGTCGCCGCGCACCACGGCGACATCCCCGCTGCCGCATGAGGGACAGCAGACCGACCACCGGGAGGCGATCTCGGACTGCCGTCCGCAGCCGCGGCAATCCACCGCCGCGGGTACCCGTTCGAGCTCCAGTTCGGCGTCGCCGAGGTGCTCGTGCTCACGGACGATCGTCCAGCAGAACAGGAGCGAGTCCGGCACCACCTGGCGCAGCGCGCCCACCCGCACCCGCACCACATCGACCCGACGGCCGGCGGCATGCGTCTTCACCACGCCGGCGATGGCGTGACATAACGACAACTCGTGCACAGATCGAAGGATAAGCCCGCACGGGCATCGGAAACGCGCAGACATCTTGTGCGAGATTGCGATTGTTGTGACCTGTTGCCGGGGCTAACCTGGCGACACCGGTCTGCGCTCTCAGCCCAGGGACGCAGGACGGCTGTAGTTCAGAGGAGACCGCGCCCATGAGCGCTCGTTCGGAGAACACGGCGGTGCCCGTGCCGAGTGACACCGTGCGGGTGCGGTTGACCATCACCGGAGTGGTCCAGGGTGTGGGCTTCCGGCCCGCCGTCGCGCGGATCGCCGCGCAGAACCGGTTGGCCGGTTTTGTTCTCAACGACGCGCGCGCTGTCCGGTGCGAACTGGAGGGTCCCGGACCCCGCGTCGACGTGGCGGTCCGAACCCTTCGCGACGCCCCGCCGCCGCTGGCGTGTGTCGACTCGTTCGCCACCGAGATGCGTCCGGCGCTCGGGGAGACGGTTTTCCGCATCCTCGATAGCACGCCGTCCGGTGACGACGGTGACCGCACGCTGGTGTCACCCGACATCGCCACCTGCGCAGACTGCCTGCGCGAGTTGTTCGACCCCGCCGACCGGCGCCACCGCCATCCGTTCATCACCTGCACCAACTGCGGACCGCGGTACACGGTGATCACCGATGTGCCCTACGACCGCCCCACCACCACGATGGCGGGGTTCGCAATGTGCCCGTCATGCGCCGCCGAGTACGGTGACCCGGCCGACCGTCGCTATCACGCGCAGACCATCGCCTGTCCCGAATGTGGGCCGACATTGTCGTGGCATGGTCCGGGCCCGCACGGCGGTGCGGTCGAGTCGGCCGCCGCGGCGCTGCGCGCGGGCCTGATCGTCGCGGTCAAGGGCGTGGGCGGTTACCACCTCGCCTGCCGTGCCGATGACGACGATGCTGTCGCGCGGCTGCGACGACGAAAGAACCGGCCTGCCAAGCCCTTCGCGGTGATGGCCGCCGACATCGAGGCGGCGCGCCGAATCTGCCATGTCGACGATGCCGCCGCTCGGTCGCTGACGTCGGCGGCCGCCCCGATCGTGCTGCTGCCGGCACGGGCCGGAGCGGTCAGCATCCACGTCGCGCCGAACCTGACCGAGCTGGGCGTCATGCTGGCCTACTCGCCGGTGCACCACCTGCTGTTCGCCGAGCCCGACATGCCGGCACTGGTGATGACCTCGGCCAACCAGGGCGGTTCGCCGATCGTGTTCCGCGACGGTGACCTGGATTGGATCGACGGCCTCGCCGATGCGGTGTTGACCCACGACCGGCCGATTCACGTGCCCTGCGAAGACTCCGTGGTGAGCATCGACGATGACGGAAACGAGGTCCCGCTGAGGCGCTCTCGCGGCTACGCGCCACTTCCGGTGTCCATCGGTTCCGGCGAGCCCGACGACCTGCCGGTGATCCTCGCCACGGGCGGTGACATCAAGACCACATTCGCGTTGACAGGCAGGCACGGCCGCGCACATCTGTCGTCGCACCTGGGCGACATGGCCGACCCGCGCACCCAGGACTGCTTCGCGGCCGCGGTGGATCACCTGGGTTTTCTCACCGGCAGTGCGCCCACCGTGCTCGCGCACGACCTGCACCCGCAGTACGCGACCACGCGGTGGGCCCAACGGCGGGGCGATCGGCTCCTGGCCGTGCAGCACCACCACGCACACGTCGTCTCGCTGCTCGCCGAACACCGCAGGCTCGGCGAGCCGATCATCGCGGTCACCTACGACGGCACCGGTTTCGGCACCGACGGCACGATCTGGGGTGGCGAGCTGCTCGCAGTCCGCGATCCGGCTCGCTTCACCCGGGTCGGCCACCTGGCACCGTTCGCGCTGCCGGGTGGCGAAGGAGCGGTGCGCCAACCCGCGCGCATCGCGCTGGACCTGCTCGACCGGGCCGGGATCGAGGCGTCCGACGATCTCCCGCCGGTGGCCGCCCTCGGCGCAGCCGGCCTGCACATCCTCACCCAGCAACTGCGGCGCGGCGTGGGATGCGTGCCCACCACAAGCATGGGGCGGCTCTTCGATGCGGTGTCCAGCCTTCTCGGGGTGTGCCGGCAGGTCAGCTACGAAGGTCAGGCCGCGATCGAGCTGGAGCACCGGGCCCGTGCCGGGCGTCCCTGGCGGGCCGTCGACTTCGAGGTGACCGCCGGAGTCCTCGACCCGGCACCGGTGATCACCGCGTTGGTCGACGGGGTGCGCCGCGGGGTGCCCACCGCCGATCTGGCCATGGCGTTTCACGACGCCGTCGTGCGCGCGACGGTGCGGGCCGCGGGCGACGCCGCGGTGGCCGCGGGTATCCCGACCATCGGGCTGACCGGCGGGGTGTTCGCCAACCGCAGGCTGCTGGCCGGAATCACCCGCGGCCTCCGTGCGCGCGGGCTGGAAGTGCTCACCCACCGGGTGGTGCCGTGCAATGACGGCGGACTGGCGTTGGGGCAGGCGGCTGTCGCAGCGGCAACGCTCTCGCAAAGGATGTTTCGGGAAAGGAGCGGTCCATGTGCCTCGGAATCCCCGGCAAGGTGATCGAGATCTGGGAGGAGGCCGGGACACGGATGTCCACGGTCGAGTTCGGCGGCACCACCAAGACGGTGTGCCTGGCCTACCTCCCTGACATGGAGGTCGGCGAGTACACGATCGTGCACGCCGGGTTCGCGATCGCCCGACTGGATGAGGTGTCGGCCCACGAGACGCTGCGCATGTTCGCCGAGCTCGGCGTCCTCGACGAGGAACTGGCCGGCGAGCAGCCGGTGGGCAGGAGGGACCCGGCATGAGATATCTCGACGAGTTCCGCGACCCGGCGGCGGCAGCGGTGTTGGTCGACGCGATCCGCCGTCGGGCCACGAAGCCCTGGACCATCATGGAAGTCTGCGGTGGACAGACACATTCGATCATCCGCAACGGAATCGACCAGTTGCTGGCCGGAGCGGTCGAGTTCATCCACGGCCCGGGCTGCCCGGTGTGCGTCACGCCGCTGGAGATGATCGACCGGGCCCTGGCCATCGCGGCGCGCGAGGACGTCATCTTCTGCTCGTTCGGCGACATGCTGCGGGTTCCCGGCAGCAGCCAGGACCTGTTCGGCGTGCGCGCCCGCGGTGGAGACGTCCGCATCGTGTACTCCCCACTGGACGCCACCCGGATCGCCGCGGACAACCCGGACAAGCAGGTGGTGTTCTTCGGTGTCGGGTTCGAGACCACCGCACCGGCCAACGCGATGGCGGTGCTGCACGCCCAGCGACTCGGGCTGACCAACTTCTCGATGCTGGTCTCGCATGTGCTGGTGCCGCCGGCGATCACCGCGATCCTGTCGTCACCGACGAACCGCGTGCAGGGCTTCCTGGCCGCCGGCCACGTCTGCTCGGTCATGGGCACCGCCGAATATCAGCCCCTGGTCGAACAATTCGGGGTGCCCATCGTCGTCACCGGTTTCGAACCGCTGGACCTGCTCGAAGGCGTGCGGCAGGTGGTCGAGCTACTGGAAGAGGGCACACCCGCGCTGCGCAACGCCTACCCCCGCGCCGTCAGCGCCGAGGGCAACGTGGTGGCTAAGCAGACGCTCGCCGACGTGTTCACGGTCACCGACCGGCAGTGGCGCGGCATCGGCATGATCCCGCGGTCCGGATGGACCCTGTCGCCACGCTATGCGGACTACGACGCCGAGCGGCGGTTCGGTGTCGGGCATCTGCAGGTGGCCGAATCCGCCGAGTGCCACAGTGGGGAGGTCCTGCAGGGGCTGCTCAAGCCCAACGAGTGTCCGGCGTTCGGCCGCACCTGTACGCCGCGCACACCGCTGGGCGCGACCATGGTGTCCAGCGAGGGCGCGTGTGCCGCGTACTACCAGTTCCGCCGGCTGGAAACGGCCGGAGGCGCGCCGGCGCCGACATCGAAGCCAGCGCATGCCTGACACGCCCGTGTCCGTCGACCCCGCCGACTGGGTGTGCCCGCTGCCGCTGCGCGAGACGAGACGCGTGGTGCTGGGGCATGGCGGCGGTGGCGTGCTGTCCGAGGAGCTGATCGAAAACCTCTTCCTGCCGGCGTTCGGATCTCAGCCCGGACCGAGCCGCGATTCGGCGGTGCTCGACACCGGCGCCGGCCGCATCGCGCTGACCACCGACTCCTACGTCGTGCAGCCGCTGTTCTTCCCCGGCGGCAACATCGGCGACCTCGCGGTCAACGGCACGATCAACGATCTGGCCTGCAGCGGAGCGCAACCGATCGGGATCACCGCCGGGTTCATCCTCGAGGAGGGCCTGGAGATCGACGTGCTCGGCACCGTCGCGGCGACGATGGGCAGGGCCGCCGCCGAAGCCGGGGTTCCCATCGTCACCGGTGACACCAAGGTCGTCGGGAAGGGCGGTGCCGACCAGCTTTTCATCAATACCGCCGGGGTGGGAGTCGTCCCGCCGGGGGTCGCGATCGGCCCGGAACGGGCCCGCCCCGGCGACGTGGTGATCGTCTCGGGTGACATCGGCGAGCACGGGGTCGCCATCATGAGCGTGCGCGAGGGGATCGACTTCGGCACCGTGGTGACCACCGACAGCGCACCGCTGCACCGGCTGGTGGGCGCGATGCTGGCTGCAGGCGAGCCCGGTGCGGTGCACACGCTGCGCGATCCCACCCGCGGCGGCCTGGTGGCGTCGGTCGTCGAGATCGCCCGGGCCGCATCGGTCGGCGTGGACCTCGACGAGGCGGCCATTCCGGTCCCCGAGACCGTGGCGTCGGCCTGCTCGTTCCTCGGGCTGGATCCGCTGCAGGTCGCCAACGAGGGCAAGATGGTGGCGTTCGTGGCCCCCGAGCACGCCGAGGCGGTCCTCGCCGCGATGCGTGGTTGCCCCGAGGGCGTCGGCGCCGCGGTGATCGGGCGCGTCGTCGCCGACCATCCCGGCATGGCGGTGGCCCGCACCCCGTTCGGCACCACCCGGGTGGTGGAACGTGAACTGGGGGAGCAACTTCCACGGATCTGCTGAGGTTCAGCGGCGCAGCGTCTCCGACGGCGCCTCGCCCCAGCGTTTCCGGTACTCCACCGCAAAGCTGCCGAGATGGTGGAAACCCCAGCGCTCGGCCACCGCGGTCACCGTCACACCATCGGACGGGATGGCGTCGGCGAGTTCCTCGTGCACCCGCTCCAAGCGCCGCTCACGGACGAACGCCATCGGCGACATGCCGAGTTCGGAGCGGAAGCCCTGCTGAATCGACCGCACGCTCATGTGCACGGCGGTCGCCAGCGAATCCATCGTGATGCGTTCCGCCAGATGGTCGTCGATGAAATCCATCGCCTGCTGGATGACCGTGCGGCGGGGATCCGGGGGTGAGGGCTGGGTGATGTCGGCGTGGTAGTTCGACGGTTGGAGGTGCAGCAGGCTGCTCATCACCAGTTCCTCGACCGGCCCGATCGCGCGACCCTTCTGAATCAGCGAGCCGGCGTGGTAGACCTCGGTGTGCACGAGCTGAACCGCCGCGTGCCAGCGCATCGCCGCCTCGGTGGCCAGGTCGAACTCGGGCTCGAACACCAACGGCCGCGCCAGATTACGGCCGATCAGCCGGGTCACATGGGCGGCCATCGCCTGCTGCTCGATGCGGATCAGCAGTTGCGGGGTGTCGACACCGAGGTCGATGCGCAGCGGCACACCCGGGCTTGAGACCAGTGAGCGCATCGTGCTGGCCTGAAACGTCGAGGACGGGTGGTGAACCGTGGCCACCCCGTTCATCGGCATGTGCACCGCGTAGTAGCGGCCCGACTCCGGGATGTCGATCGAGGCGGGCACGTGCAGGTCGAGGTAGAGCATGCTGACGTTGCGCAGCCGGATGCCGTGCATGGTGGCCGCGAACCCGTCGGCGTCGGCGGGATCCACCGTCAGCGTCAGCGGCGACAAGGCGCGGCCGATCAGCCGCTTCGCCTTGCTGATGTCCTCGGTGTAGAAGATCTCGTGCTCGGTGAGCGCCGGCGGCACCCCGCGCGAACGCACCTTCCGACGGACCGGATCACTCGTGCGCCTGATGTCGATGAAGCCCAAGCGCGTCAGCCGCGACACCGGGACCGCTATTTCCGCGCAAGATAGGGAAGGCTAACTTCGAGGCGGGATAACGGAATTCGCGTCGGCACGGCAACGTCTCCTAAACATCGGACTCGCTTCAGCGTAGTCATGTCTGCGCAATCCTGATAGCGGTTGCGCGAAAGCGATAGGCAGGGCCGCGACGGCTGAGTACGTTGAGGTTCATCCCTCCGCGCGGGGGAGTCGGCAGGGAGGTCGAGTGTGAACACCAACGGTGGGTCGTCAACTCCCGTTCTGGATCCGACCGTCTCCGGACCGTCCGCCGCGCTCCGGGACCGCCTCGACGACCCCCGGGTCGCCGAAGCGCTGGACACGTTGCTCGAGCATGCAGATCTGTTGGCAGTCCTGGTCACCGGGCTCGACGGTTTCGTCCGTCGCGGCGACGACATCACCGCGAACCTGACCTCGGCGATCGGTGAGCTCAAGGGCCAAACCGGTGACCTCGGCGAGTTGTCGGCCAGCCTGGCCGTTCTGACGAGTGGGCTGGTGAACGCGGCGCCGGCGATCAGCACGCTGCTGAACTCCTCACTGACCAAGCCGCAGGGCGCCGACGTGGTCGCCGCCCTCGGCGACGCGCTGGTGTCGGCGCGGCAGTCGATGCCGGCGTCGCCCCGCGGGGTCCGTGGGGTGTGGAAGACGCTGCGCGGCGCCGCCAGGGATCCCGACGTCACACGTGGTCTCGTCTACCTGCTCGAAGTGGCCCGGGCCTTCGGGCGACGAGTCTGACCGCACGCAACGCGGTCCCGCACAACTGAATTCGGGAACTGATTGCTCCGGAGGCCTGCGCTTCCGGTGACCGAGAGGAGTGCTCATGGCATCGGTGCTGTGGTTCCAGGGTGGGGCATGTAGTGGCAACACCATGTCGTTCCTCAACGCCGAGGAGCCCAACGTCGTCGACCTGATCGTCGACTTCGGCCTCGATCTCCTCTGGCACCCGTCGCTGGGGCTCGAACTCGGGGAGAACGCCCAGAAGGTCTTCCGGGACTGCGCCGACGGGCAGCGGCCGCTCGACATCTTCGTGTTCGAGGGCACGGTCATGCAGGCCTACGGCGGCCGCACGGACATGTTCGCCGACCGCCCGATGAAGGACTGGGTCACCGACCTGGCCGGAGCCGCGCAGATCGTCGTCGCGATCGGTGACTGCGCCTGCTGGGGCGGTATCCCCGCGATGGAACCCAACCCGTCGGGGTCCACCGGACTGCAGTTCCACAAGCGGGAGAAGGGCGGCTTCCTCGGCCCCGACTTCCGGTCGAAGATGGGCCTCCCGGTGATCAATGTGCCTGGCTGCCCCGCTCACCCGGACTGGATCACCCAGATCCTGGTGGCGCTGGCCACCGGCCGCGCCGGCGACATCACGCTCGACGACCTGCACCGCCCGGAGACGTTCTTCAAGACGTTCACCCAGACCGGCTGCACCCGGGTGCAGTTCTTCGAGTACAAGCAGTCCACCCTGTCGTTCGGTGAGGGAACCCGAACCGGTTGCCTGTTCTATGAATTCGGCTGCCGCGGTCCGATGACGCACTCCCCGTGCAACCGGATTCTGTGGAACCGGCAGTCGTCGAAGACCCGGGCCGGGATGCCCTGCATCGGCTGCACCGAACCGGAGTTCCCGCACTTCGACCTGGCGCCGGGGACGCTGTTCAAGACGCAGAAGGTCAGCGGCATGATCCCGAAGGAAGTTCCCGAGGGAACCGATCACCTCACGTACATGGGCCTGGCGGCGGCCGCGCGGATCGCGGCGCCGCAGTGGTCCAAAGAAGACATGTTCGTGGTCTAGCGCGTCCGAGGAAGGACTTTTCATATGGCGTCAAAGCTGGATCTCTTCGTCAGCCCGCTCGGCCGCGTCGAGGGTGACCTCGACGTCCGCGTCACGATCGAGGACGGGGTCGTCACCTCGGCGTGGACCGAGGCGGCGATGTTCCGCGGATTCGAGATCATCCTGCAGGGCAAGGACCCTCAGTCGGGACTGGTGGTGTGCCCGCGCATCTGCGGCATCTGCGGCGGAAGCCATCTCTACAAGTCCGCGTATGCCTTGGACACCGCGTGGCGCACCCACATGCCGCACAACGCGACGCTGGTGCGCAACATCTGTCAGGCGTGTGAGACGTTGCAGTCGATCCCGCGCTACTTCTATGCACTGTTCGCCATCGATCTGACCAACAAGAACTATGCGAAGTCGGCGTTGTATGACGAGGCTGTCCGCCGATTCGCGCCGTATGTCGGCACCAGCTACCAACCCGGTGTCGTGTTGAGCGCCAAACCTGTTGAGGTGTATGCGATCTACGGCGGGCAATGGCCCCACTCGAGCTTCATGGTTCCGGGCGGGGTGATGTGCGCCCCCACGCTCAGTGACGTCACCCGTTCCATCGCGATCCTCGAGCACTGGAACGATGCCTGGCTGGAAGGCCAGTGGCTGGGCTGTTCGGTGGACCGCTGGCTGGAAAACAAGACCTGGAACGACGTACTGGCCTGGGTGGACGAGAACGAAGCGCAGTACAACAGCGACTGCGGGTTCTTCATCAGGTACTGCCTGGACGTCGGGCTCGACAAGTACGGCCAGGGGGTGGGCAATTACCTTGCCACCGGAACATATTTCGAGCCGTCCCTGTACGAGAACCCCACGATCGACGGCCGCAACGCAGCATTGATCGGCCGCTCCGGGGTGTACGCCGACGGTCGTTACTTCGAGTTCGACCAGGCCAACGTCCGCGAGGACGTCACGCACTCCTTCTACCAGGGCGACCGGCCACTGCACCCGTTCGACGGCGAGACCATCCCGATCGACCCCGAGCAGGGACGCAAGCAGGGCAAGTACAGCTGGGCCAAGTCGCCGCGCTACGCCGTGGGGGATCTGGGCAATATCCCGTTGGAGGCAGGACCGCTGGCGCGCCGCATGGCGGCGGCCGGACCCGACGCCGCCGCGCATCAGGACAACGACCCGCTGTTCGGCGACATCTACAACACCATCGGCCCGTCGGTGATGGTGCGCCAACTGGCCCGCATGCACGAGGCACCCAAGTACTACAAGTGGACGCGGCAGTGGCTCGATGCGTTGGAGCTGAAGGAGAGCTTCTACACCAAGCCCACCGAGTACGCCGAAGGCAAGGGTTTCGGTTCCACCGAAGCCGCGCGCGGTGCACTGTCGGACTGGATCGTGATCGAGGACAGCAAGATCAAGAACTACCAGGTGGTCACTCCCACCGCGTGGAACATCGGACCTCGGGACGGCTCGGAGGTGCTCGGCCCGATCGAGCGGGCGCTGGTCGGATCCCCGATCGTCGACGCCGAGGATCCGGTCGAACTCGGCCACGTCGCCCGCAGTTTCGATTCCTGCCTGGTGTGCACGGTGCATGCCTACGACGGCAAGACCGGCCGGGAACTGAGCAAGTTCGTGATCAACGGGATGGTGTGAACTGGCGTCACCTGGGACAGATCCCGAAGCTTGCAGCCCGGCGGCATCCCTCCAGCCGCCGGGTTGCGAGCTGCTGGTGATCGGCTGCGGAAATCTGCTGCGCGGCGACGACGGGGTCGGTCCGGTCCTGGTCCGCCACCTGTGGGAGCGCGGCGTGCCCGACGGCGCGAAGCTCGTCGACGGTGGCACCGCCGGCATGGACGTCGCATTCCAGATGAACGGTGCTCGACGGGTGGTCATCATCGACGCGGCGGCCACGGGTTCGGCGCCCGGCACGACGTTCCGGGTGCCCGGTGCGGAACTCGCCGAGTTGCCGCCGCTGCAGGGTTTGCACACCCATTCGTTCCGCTGGGATCACGCGATCGCGTTCGCGCGCTGGGCGCTGGGCGACGCGTGTCCCACCGACATCACCGTGTTCCTGATCGAGGTCGACAGCGTCGAGATGGGGGCCGACCTCTCGGAACCGGTGGCGACCGCAATGGAAGAGGTCCTGGCCATCGTCGAGCGCGACTACCTGGCAC
Protein-coding regions in this window:
- a CDS encoding nickel-dependent hydrogenase large subunit, whose amino-acid sequence is MASKLDLFVSPLGRVEGDLDVRVTIEDGVVTSAWTEAAMFRGFEIILQGKDPQSGLVVCPRICGICGGSHLYKSAYALDTAWRTHMPHNATLVRNICQACETLQSIPRYFYALFAIDLTNKNYAKSALYDEAVRRFAPYVGTSYQPGVVLSAKPVEVYAIYGGQWPHSSFMVPGGVMCAPTLSDVTRSIAILEHWNDAWLEGQWLGCSVDRWLENKTWNDVLAWVDENEAQYNSDCGFFIRYCLDVGLDKYGQGVGNYLATGTYFEPSLYENPTIDGRNAALIGRSGVYADGRYFEFDQANVREDVTHSFYQGDRPLHPFDGETIPIDPEQGRKQGKYSWAKSPRYAVGDLGNIPLEAGPLARRMAAAGPDAAAHQDNDPLFGDIYNTIGPSVMVRQLARMHEAPKYYKWTRQWLDALELKESFYTKPTEYAEGKGFGSTEAARGALSDWIVIEDSKIKNYQVVTPTAWNIGPRDGSEVLGPIERALVGSPIVDAEDPVELGHVARSFDSCLVCTVHAYDGKTGRELSKFVINGMV
- a CDS encoding hydrogenase maturation protease, coding for MIGCGNLLRGDDGVGPVLVRHLWERGVPDGAKLVDGGTAGMDVAFQMNGARRVVIIDAAATGSAPGTTFRVPGAELAELPPLQGLHTHSFRWDHAIAFARWALGDACPTDITVFLIEVDSVEMGADLSEPVATAMEEVLAIVERDYLAPLRPAGRREVTVEFTADGYLRLDAELAAARFPSDAVAAVVRDGALWLIPLRGPRSGGLLLKQRTPAGDRSVLVREVLMDLAMTGVRGASWDDDQSALRIPLGDEPRLDR